CGATCTGCGATGGCGTTCGATCGACCGGACGGCGAAAGAGTTCATCGACGCGGAAATCGGCAACCGCGCGAAAAATCCCGACGCCGAAATCCGGACCGAGCATCCGGTCAGCTTCATCCTCGACGACCTTCGCACCCCGGGCCGCCCGCCGCTTCGGATCGAAGGCCGCATCGATCGCCTGGAGCTTCATCCGCGCCGCGGCGCGATCAGGAAGATCCGGGTAATCGACTACAAGAACTCGCGCGACGCCGGACGCTACAAAAAGATCCTGGATCCTGGCGGCGCGGCGTTCGGATGGACCGACTTTCAGCTGCCGATTTACCTGATGGGCGCGCTCGGCGAGTTCGGCGGCCGGCTCGCGCGCGACGCCGAGCTCGAGGCCGGCTATATCGTGCTGCGCAGTTCAGACAAAGAGCAAGTCGCGCCGGTCCCGCGCGCGATGGTCGAGAGCGATCCGAAACTGCGTGCGGCAGCAAAGCAGGCGGGCGAGCCTCCGGTCGCCGAACGGATTATCGCGCTGGTGGACGAAGCGCTGGCCGGCCGTTTCGACGTCGATCCGCGCCGCTGCGACGACTGGTGCCCTTATCGCAAGGTCTGCCGCTACTACAAAGGCGGGGAGCCGGGCGCCTAGCGCCGGAGTATTCGATTTTGGCGCGAGTCGAACTCACCGAGGAGCAGCGCGACGCGGTTTACGCCGCGGGCAACGCGCTCGTGCGCGCGGGCGCCGGCTCGGGCAAGACCGAGGTCCTCTCGCAGCGTTTCGTCGCGCTCGTGGCCGGCGATATCGCGGGGCGCGAGCCGCTCGCGCCGGAGCGGATCGCAGCCATCACCTTCACCGAAAAGGCCACCGCCGACATGCGCCGGCGGATCGCCGACGTCCTCGACGATCGGATCGCGCGCGAAGGCGACGCCGTGCGCCGGGCGGCGCTGGTTCGCGCGCGGCGCACGCTCGGGCTCGCGCGCATCTCGACCATCCATGCGTTTTGTGCGCGCCTGCTGCGCGAATTTCCGATCGAGGCCGGCGTCGATCCCGGCTTCGAAGTGCTCGACGAATACCAGAGCGTCACCTTCCTCCAGGGCCGGTGCTGCGAGCTGCTCGCCGACGCGGTCCGCAAACAGGAGCCCGGCGCGATCCGCCTGGTGGGCGCGCGCGGCCTCTACGGATTCAAGAATCGAAACGGCGCGATCGGGATCGTGCTGCAGGCGATCGGCGAGAGCGCCCGCCTCGGCAAATCGCCTCGATGGATTCGCGAAATAGCCGAAGCGACGGCGGCGAAACTGCGCGAATACGGCGCGAGGATTCCCGCGCTGCGCTCGGAGCTGTTCGACCTCGTCGGGCAATTGCTCGCGGTTCGCGACGCCGGAGGCGCGACCGGAAAGAAACTGCAGGAATTGCGCGACACCTGGCCGTCGCTGCAACCCGCGATTGAAGCGTTCGGCGCCGAGTCCGATCCCGCGGATCGCTCCGTATTCGACGACCTCCGGCTCGTTCTGCCCACGGCACAAAGCAAGAAGGTCAAGGAGCTGGTTTACGCCATCCGCGGCAACGACGAACCCGGAGTCATCCCTGCGATACTCGACGCGTACGGCGGCGCGCGCGCGGCGCAGCCAACGCTTGAGATCGCCGCCCTCATCGGCGATCTCGGGGCCAAACTCGAACAACGCAAGCGCGCCGAGCGCGCCGTCACCTTCGACGACCTGCTGATCCTGGCCGCGCGCCTGCTCCGCCGCCATCCCGAAGCCGCCGCGCGCTACCGGCGCGCGCTCGGCGCCCTGCTGGTCGACGAATACCAGGACACCGATCCGATCCAGGATGAAGTCGTGCGCCTGCTCACCAGCGAAGGCTCGGCCGCGCCGGAACTGTTCATCGTGGGCGACGAGAAACAATCGATCTATCGCTTCCGCGGCGCAGACGTCACGGTCTTCAACCGCGAGCGCGGGCCGCTCCTTGGACGCGCGCTGCGCGAGAACCGCCGCTCGCTCCCGGCAATCGTCGATTTCGTCAACGCCGTAAGCGCGCGTTCGATGGCGCCCGGCGACGACGCGGACGCGAAGCCGTACCGGGTCAGATGGAGCGAAGAGCATCGGCTGCGGGCGATCCGGTCCGCAGACGGCGCGCCCGCCGTTGAGCTGATCGTGACACCGACCGGCCCCGAACTCGACACCCGCGCACTTCGGCGGGTCGAGGCAGATGCGATCGCGCGGCGCTGCGCGCGGATGGTAGCGAATAAGGCGGCGGAGGCGGCGCACAAGGTCGAATTCGGCGAAATCGCGTTGCTGCTGCGTTCGTTCATGGACGTCGCTATCTATGAAGAGGCTTTCCGGCGCGCGGGCGTGCCGAGCTACACGGTCAAAGGGCGTGGCTTTTACGAGTGCAAGGAAGTGAACGACCTGGCCGCGCTGCTCGCCACGATCGACGATCCGGAAAATCCGCTCGAACTTGCGACCGCGCTCCGCTCTCCGCTCTTCGGTCTTTCGGATCAATGCCTGCTCGATATCGCGCTGCATCTGGACGAACGGCGTGCGGCGACCGGAGAGGCGCGGCGTCTTTGGCAATTGTTCGACGACGCCGGCGAAGACTTCGCGTGGCTCGGCGACGAACGGACGGCGGCGCTCGGCGCGCGGGATACGCTGATCGCGCTCCGCAAGATGCGCGAGCGCGCCTCGCTGACGGCGATCATCGTCCGCACGCTCGAATCGACCTGCTTCGAGGCGGTGCTGCTCGGCCTCGAAGGCGGCGCCCAGCGCGCCGCGAACGTGCGCAAGCTCGTCGAAATCGCGCGCGAGTTCGAAGCCCATCGCTTCCTCGGGCTCGGCGACTTCGTGCGCCATCTGCGCCTCCTGGTCGAGGAAGCCCCGCGCGAACCCCAGGCGCAAATCGCCGGCGAGAATGACAACGTCGTGCGCCTGATGACGATCCATCAGGCCAAGGGCCTCGAATTCCCCGTCGTGATCGTCGCCGACCTCGGACGCCGGACGCCGACGAGCAACGAGCAGATCGTGATGACGGCTGAGCACGGGCTGCTCGTTTGCGACACGGTCGGCGCCGGCGATGAATCGCTGCCCAACCCGCTCGCGGCGCAATATCGAACCGCGGTGAGAGACCAGGAAGAGGCCGAAAGCGCCCGCCTGCTTTACGTCGCGATGACGCGGGCGCGCGACCGCCTGATCTTGAGCGAAGGCGCGAAGAAATCGAAATCGAGCTGGGTGGACCATGTTCGTGCCGCCGTGGGGACCGACAGGGTCGAGGCTTTCGTCGGCGCCGCGGCCGGCGATCGGATAGTTGACGCCAACGGAGTGAAAGTCGTGCTGCGGCGCGCCGACGCGCTCGCGTGCGAGCCCGGCGCGAAACCACCGGGCGCTGAATCGTCCCCGCCCGCCGAATTGGCGGCCGCAGCGCGCGCGCGGCTCAGCTTCGCCGCGCCGCCCGCGCGCGAACTGGTCGTCAGTCCGAGCGCGCTCGAAGACTTCGAGCGATGTCCGCGTCAGTTTTTCCTGCGCCGCGAGCTCGGGTTTCCCGAAGGCGGCCCTGGCGCCACCCTCGACGCGAACGGCGACGGGCAGGCCATCGCGATGGGCACCGTTGCGCATGCGGTGCTCGAACAG
This DNA window, taken from Candidatus Binataceae bacterium, encodes the following:
- a CDS encoding UvrD-helicase domain-containing protein, which produces MARVELTEEQRDAVYAAGNALVRAGAGSGKTEVLSQRFVALVAGDIAGREPLAPERIAAITFTEKATADMRRRIADVLDDRIAREGDAVRRAALVRARRTLGLARISTIHAFCARLLREFPIEAGVDPGFEVLDEYQSVTFLQGRCCELLADAVRKQEPGAIRLVGARGLYGFKNRNGAIGIVLQAIGESARLGKSPRWIREIAEATAAKLREYGARIPALRSELFDLVGQLLAVRDAGGATGKKLQELRDTWPSLQPAIEAFGAESDPADRSVFDDLRLVLPTAQSKKVKELVYAIRGNDEPGVIPAILDAYGGARAAQPTLEIAALIGDLGAKLEQRKRAERAVTFDDLLILAARLLRRHPEAAARYRRALGALLVDEYQDTDPIQDEVVRLLTSEGSAAPELFIVGDEKQSIYRFRGADVTVFNRERGPLLGRALRENRRSLPAIVDFVNAVSARSMAPGDDADAKPYRVRWSEEHRLRAIRSADGAPAVELIVTPTGPELDTRALRRVEADAIARRCARMVANKAAEAAHKVEFGEIALLLRSFMDVAIYEEAFRRAGVPSYTVKGRGFYECKEVNDLAALLATIDDPENPLELATALRSPLFGLSDQCLLDIALHLDERRAATGEARRLWQLFDDAGEDFAWLGDERTAALGARDTLIALRKMRERASLTAIIVRTLESTCFEAVLLGLEGGAQRAANVRKLVEIAREFEAHRFLGLGDFVRHLRLLVEEAPREPQAQIAGENDNVVRLMTIHQAKGLEFPVVIVADLGRRTPTSNEQIVMTAEHGLLVCDTVGAGDESLPNPLAAQYRTAVRDQEEAESARLLYVAMTRARDRLILSEGAKKSKSSWVDHVRAAVGTDRVEAFVGAAAGDRIVDANGVKVVLRRADALACEPGAKPPGAESSPPAELAAAARARLSFAAPPARELVVSPSALEDFERCPRQFFLRRELGFPEGGPGATLDANGDGQAIAMGTVAHAVLEQLAPATPESELEAEIARLVGVHGAAADLDPAAQRPLVRDLLCYARSREDRAATRSEAVAAVSRETPFFMSLEDDELTLFIRGRIDLLSDDGERIVVSDYKYARAGSGDYRVQMECYALAAAELAPGREVSAEIVYLRDRVERRQLELAPL